From Spodoptera frugiperda isolate SF20-4 chromosome 27, AGI-APGP_CSIRO_Sfru_2.0, whole genome shotgun sequence, a single genomic window includes:
- the LOC118263924 gene encoding uncharacterized protein LOC118263924 isoform X2, which yields MLLNKALQLAMLAAAVLLKSRTDAATSPVVKFCGRQLSEIMSRVCHAYNSPWDTPTVVEQPGSVVRRRRQVENGIADECCNNGCTWGQLSEYCSISTNSESPLEDTEAHIIADRSAEQGVSVTRVVSTVTAAPASDQELDPKRNVARAAPVVGTVSPLITWGRTLNTDFSTASRDQYAYVVYAQ from the exons ATGCTATTAAACAAAGCTCTTCAGTTGGCCATGTTGGCGGCGGCAGTGCTACTGAAAAGCAGAACAGATGCAGCCACCTCGCCTGTGGTCAAGTTTTGTGGTCGACAGCTCAGCGAGATCATGAGCAGAGTCTGCCACGCTTACAACAGTCCTTGGGACACACCtacag tAGTGGAACAACCTGGCTCAGTGGTGAGAAGAAGAAGACAAGTGGAGAATGGTATAGCTGACGAATGCTGTAACAATGGTTGCACGTGGGGACAGCTCAGTGAATACTGCTCCATTAGTACCAA TTCGGAGTCGCCACTGGAAGACACGGAGGCTCACATCATAGCAGACAGATCAGCGGAGCAGGGGGTGTCAGTGACGAGGGTTGTGTCGACCGTGACTGCAGCACCAGCGTCG GATCAGGAGCTGGACCCCAAAAGAAATGTAGCACGCGCTGCTCCCGTGGTGGGCACCGTATCGCCTCTAATCACGTGGGGCCGGACACTCAACACTGACTTCTCGACGGCCAGCCGCGACCAATACGCGTACGTCGTCTACGCACAGTAA
- the LOC118263923 gene encoding uncharacterized protein LOC118263923, which translates to MNYFSLNKLVTTLGVRRFLEFRTMKTKTIINAEGKDVIKKKVYENRITLISPDNSLSITDLKNAQNISLRRDLKLVKIQDTDAKTRRPVYKLMTSSEYHAEELSKRKEKQLARQNASIKGEKLLTLSSRIGEHDLMTGIKKMLKLVEKQYEVKVVIAGDDAEAAMKSEKIYQTIENQVRNMSRIVQKRVKGNSLRFQLLPVRDSSTEGTGNTDSSQNDNKGPL; encoded by the exons ATGAATTACTTTAGTCTTAATAAATTGGTGACGACACTGGGTGTTCGAAGGTTTTTGGAGTTTCGAACGATGAAAACCAAAACAATAATCAATGCTGAAGGGAAAGATGTGATTAAAAAGAAAGTTTATGAAAATAGAATAACGCTGATAAGTCCAGATAATTCACTGAGTATTACGGACCTGAAGAATGCTCAGAATATATCCCTCAGACGCGATTTGAAACTGGTTAAAATTCAAGATACTGATGCAAAAACTAGACGACCAGTTTACAA ACTAATGACAAGCTCTGAGTATCATGCAGAAGAGCTCTCTAAAAGGAAAGAAAAGCAGTTGGCTCGTCAGAATGCATCAATAAAAGGGGAGAAACTGTTGACCTTGTCTTCAAGGATAGGGGAACATGACCTGATGACTGGTATAAAGAAGATGCTGAAACTGGTAGAGAAACAGTATGAAGTGAAAGTGGTGATTGCTGGGGATGACGCTGAAGCAGCTATGAAATCT gaAAAAATATACCAAACCATAGAGAACCAAGTGAGAAACATGAGCAGAATTGTGCAGAAGAGGGTCAAGGGTAACAGTTTAAGGTTTCAATTGTTACCTGTAAGGGATAGTAGCACTGAAGGTACTGGCAACACGGACTCTAGTCAAAATGACAATAAGGGGCCACTATGA
- the LOC118263925 gene encoding 60S ribosomal protein L39 — protein MSAHKTFIIKRKLAKKLKQNRPIPQWVRMRTGNTIRYNAKRRHWRRTKLKL, from the exons ATG tcgGCACACAAGACATTTATTATCAAGCGCAAGCTTGCCAAAAAGCTGAAACAAAACAGGCCTATCCCACAATGGGTCAGAATGCGCACAGGGAATACTATTAG ATACAACGCTAAGAGGCGTCACTGGAGGAGGACTAAGCTCAAGCTGTAA
- the LOC118263924 gene encoding uncharacterized protein LOC118263924 isoform X3, which translates to MLLNKALQLAMLAAAVLLKSRTDAATSPVVKFCGRQLSEIMSRVCHAYNSPWDTPTVVEQPGSVVRRRRQVENGIADECCNNGCTWGQLSEYCSISTNSESPLEDTEAHIIADRSAEQGVSVTRVVSTVTAAPASVGSAGLAGRAAGARGGARGRTRSRGIRSWTPKEM; encoded by the exons ATGCTATTAAACAAAGCTCTTCAGTTGGCCATGTTGGCGGCGGCAGTGCTACTGAAAAGCAGAACAGATGCAGCCACCTCGCCTGTGGTCAAGTTTTGTGGTCGACAGCTCAGCGAGATCATGAGCAGAGTCTGCCACGCTTACAACAGTCCTTGGGACACACCtacag tAGTGGAACAACCTGGCTCAGTGGTGAGAAGAAGAAGACAAGTGGAGAATGGTATAGCTGACGAATGCTGTAACAATGGTTGCACGTGGGGACAGCTCAGTGAATACTGCTCCATTAGTACCAA TTCGGAGTCGCCACTGGAAGACACGGAGGCTCACATCATAGCAGACAGATCAGCGGAGCAGGGGGTGTCAGTGACGAGGGTTGTGTCGACCGTGACTGCAGCACCAGCGTCGGTAGGCAGCGCTGGGTTAGCGGGGcgcgcggcgggggcgcggggcggggcgcggggccGCACGCGGAGCCGCGG GATCAGGAGCTGGACCCCAAAAGAAATGTAG
- the LOC118263924 gene encoding uncharacterized protein LOC118263924 isoform X1 — MLLNKALQLAMLAAAVLLKSRTDAATSPVVKFCGRQLSEIMSRVCHAYNSPWDTPTVVEQPGSVVRRRRQVENGIADECCNNGCTWGQLSEYCSISTNSESPLEDTEAHIIADRSAEQGVSVTRVVSTVTAAPASVGSAGLAGRAAGARGGARGRTRSRGYGRARARGRRCWCRRKRRSGRRRSSLMGSGAGPQKKCSTRCSRGGHRIASNHVGPDTQH, encoded by the exons ATGCTATTAAACAAAGCTCTTCAGTTGGCCATGTTGGCGGCGGCAGTGCTACTGAAAAGCAGAACAGATGCAGCCACCTCGCCTGTGGTCAAGTTTTGTGGTCGACAGCTCAGCGAGATCATGAGCAGAGTCTGCCACGCTTACAACAGTCCTTGGGACACACCtacag tAGTGGAACAACCTGGCTCAGTGGTGAGAAGAAGAAGACAAGTGGAGAATGGTATAGCTGACGAATGCTGTAACAATGGTTGCACGTGGGGACAGCTCAGTGAATACTGCTCCATTAGTACCAA TTCGGAGTCGCCACTGGAAGACACGGAGGCTCACATCATAGCAGACAGATCAGCGGAGCAGGGGGTGTCAGTGACGAGGGTTGTGTCGACCGTGACTGCAGCACCAGCGTCGGTAGGCAGCGCTGGGTTAGCGGGGcgcgcggcgggggcgcggggcggggcgcggggccGCACGCGGAGCCGCGGGTACGGGCGCGCACGAGCTCGGGGCCGCCGTTGTTGGTGCCGGCGCAAGCGGCGCTCGGGCCGACGGCGATCCTCTCTCATGG GATCAGGAGCTGGACCCCAAAAGAAATGTAGCACGCGCTGCTCCCGTGGTGGGCACCGTATCGCCTCTAATCACGTGGGGCCGGACACTCAACACTGA